From the genome of Hymenobacter sp. PAMC 26628, one region includes:
- a CDS encoding helix-turn-helix domain-containing protein: MAKYYVLALRAEEQASLTELVQQRRVASARLVRAQCLLAVATNGLNWSDTQTSQAYGVSTRTLERLRQRACEAGVEAALLGQPRQQWPASKYTGEVEAHLAAAACSTPPEGYAHWTLRLLAAHLVTLQVLPEASPAMVGRVLKKMRYSPGSDRCG; the protein is encoded by the coding sequence ATGGCGAAGTATTATGTCTTAGCGCTGAGGGCCGAAGAACAGGCCTCGCTAACGGAACTCGTGCAGCAGCGGCGCGTGGCCAGCGCCCGGCTTGTGCGGGCTCAGTGCCTGTTGGCCGTAGCTACAAACGGCTTGAACTGGAGCGACACCCAGACTAGCCAAGCCTACGGCGTGAGTACGCGCACCCTGGAGCGCCTGCGCCAACGCGCCTGCGAGGCGGGCGTGGAGGCCGCCCTGCTGGGGCAGCCCCGCCAGCAGTGGCCGGCCAGTAAGTACACCGGGGAGGTGGAGGCGCACCTGGCCGCGGCGGCCTGCTCCACCCCGCCCGAAGGGTACGCCCACTGGACATTGCGCTTGTTGGCCGCTCACCTGGTCACGCTGCAGGTGCTGCCCGAGGCCAGCCCGGCGATGGTGGGGCGGGTACTAAAAAAAATGCGTTACAGCCCTGGAAGCGACAGATGTGGGTGA
- a CDS encoding IS630 family transposase gives MWVIPPAQNAAFVCAMERVLDVYQRPYDPAQPVVCLDESPKQLLRESRVPLPLPDGSTRYDCEYHRQGVAQVYMLHEPLAGRRRVQVEDRHDRLTFARAVARLLEEDYAQATRVTLVLDNLSAHQPAAFYEIFDPVRAHALLQRVEFVFTPKHGSWLNMAEIEFAALLTHGLPQRVPDRPTLEAHCYAWQLARNQLGAPTNWQFTTEKARIKLKRLYPTTG, from the coding sequence ATGTGGGTGATTCCACCCGCTCAGAACGCGGCCTTCGTCTGCGCCATGGAACGGGTGCTTGACGTCTACCAACGCCCGTACGACCCAGCCCAGCCAGTCGTGTGCCTGGATGAGTCGCCCAAGCAATTACTACGCGAAAGCCGCGTGCCACTCCCGCTGCCCGATGGCAGCACCCGCTACGACTGCGAGTACCACCGCCAGGGCGTGGCCCAGGTGTATATGCTGCACGAGCCGCTGGCCGGTCGCCGCCGGGTGCAGGTCGAAGACCGCCATGACCGACTCACGTTTGCCCGGGCGGTAGCCCGCCTGCTGGAGGAGGACTACGCCCAAGCGACGCGCGTGACGCTGGTGCTCGACAATTTGTCGGCGCACCAGCCCGCCGCTTTTTACGAGATTTTTGACCCGGTACGGGCGCACGCCCTGTTGCAGCGCGTGGAATTTGTGTTCACCCCCAAGCATGGCTCGTGGCTCAACATGGCTGAAATCGAGTTTGCCGCCCTGCTCACCCACGGCCTGCCGCAGCGCGTGCCCGACCGGCCGACGCTGGAAGCGCACTGCTACGCTTGGCAACTAGCGCGCAACCAACTGGGGGCACCCACCAACTGGCAGTTTACAACCGAGAAGGCCCGCATCAAACTCAAACGGTTGTACCCGACAACCGGCTAG